From the genome of Paraburkholderia aromaticivorans, one region includes:
- a CDS encoding AMP-binding protein, whose amino-acid sequence MTQPTQTPFPLAADAAAPNAAQHAPNTDGIWYASYPADVPHDIDVARYESVVQFFDECIAQFRERVAYVSVGADLTYGELGRKASAFAAYLQSLGVKPGERVAIMLPNTFQYPVSLFGVLKAGAVVVNVNPLYTVRELAHQLKDSGAQTIIVFENFAKTVEDALPGTKVQNVIVTGLGDLLADGLNLKGRLLNFMLRHVKKMVPAYNLPNAVPLLEALSIGYSRPLTPVRPTHADIAFLQYTGGTTGVAKGAMLTHKNIIANLLQAKAWSEGQLTGDVETVLTPLPLYHIYSLTVNALIFMGLGGRNILIANPRDMKRVMMIIRHEKFTGMTAVNTLYNAFLENEEFCKRDFSNLKLAMAGGMATQKSVAERFKAVTGKPIIEGYGLTECSPIVSMNPVDLNNMRDFEGSIGLPAPSTHVRFRKDDGSWANIGEAGELCVKGPQVMKGYWNRPEETAKVIDEDGWLATGDIGVMDSRGYIRLIDRKKDMVLVSGFNVYPNEIEDVIAAHPDVREVAAIGVPDAAQGERVKVFIVRRNPSLTAEQVIAHCRKNLTGYKVPKLVEFRDELPQTNVGKILRRALRDEELAKQKPA is encoded by the coding sequence ATGACGCAGCCCACTCAAACCCCGTTCCCGCTCGCCGCCGATGCCGCGGCGCCGAACGCAGCACAGCACGCGCCCAACACCGACGGCATCTGGTACGCCTCCTATCCGGCCGACGTGCCGCACGACATCGACGTCGCGCGGTACGAATCGGTCGTGCAGTTCTTCGACGAATGCATCGCCCAGTTCCGCGAGCGCGTGGCCTACGTGAGCGTGGGCGCGGACCTGACCTACGGCGAACTCGGCCGCAAGGCCAGCGCGTTCGCCGCGTATCTGCAAAGCCTCGGCGTGAAACCCGGCGAACGCGTGGCGATCATGTTGCCGAACACCTTCCAGTATCCGGTGTCGCTGTTCGGTGTGCTGAAGGCCGGCGCCGTGGTGGTCAACGTGAATCCGCTCTATACCGTGCGCGAACTCGCGCACCAGTTGAAAGACAGCGGCGCGCAAACCATCATCGTGTTCGAGAACTTCGCGAAAACGGTCGAAGACGCGCTGCCCGGCACCAAAGTGCAGAACGTCATCGTGACGGGCCTCGGCGATCTGCTTGCCGATGGTCTGAATCTGAAAGGACGCCTGCTCAATTTCATGCTGCGGCACGTGAAAAAAATGGTGCCGGCGTACAACCTGCCCAACGCCGTGCCCCTGCTCGAGGCGCTCTCGATCGGCTACTCGCGGCCGCTGACACCCGTGCGCCCCACGCACGCGGACATCGCGTTCCTGCAGTACACGGGCGGCACGACCGGCGTCGCCAAGGGCGCGATGCTCACGCACAAGAACATCATCGCCAATCTGCTGCAGGCGAAAGCGTGGTCCGAAGGTCAACTGACGGGCGACGTCGAAACGGTGCTCACGCCGCTGCCGCTCTATCACATCTATTCGTTGACCGTGAACGCGCTGATCTTCATGGGGCTCGGCGGGCGCAACATCCTGATCGCCAATCCGCGCGACATGAAGCGCGTGATGATGATCATCCGTCACGAGAAATTCACCGGCATGACCGCCGTGAATACGCTCTACAACGCGTTCCTTGAAAACGAGGAGTTCTGCAAGCGCGACTTCTCGAATCTCAAGCTCGCGATGGCGGGCGGCATGGCCACGCAGAAGTCGGTGGCCGAGCGCTTCAAGGCGGTGACCGGCAAGCCGATCATCGAGGGTTACGGGCTGACCGAATGCTCGCCGATCGTCTCGATGAATCCCGTCGATCTGAACAATATGCGTGACTTCGAAGGCTCGATCGGTTTGCCCGCGCCGTCCACTCACGTGCGTTTCAGGAAAGACGACGGCAGTTGGGCGAACATCGGCGAGGCGGGCGAATTGTGCGTGAAGGGCCCGCAGGTGATGAAGGGCTATTGGAACCGCCCGGAAGAAACCGCCAAGGTGATCGACGAAGACGGCTGGCTCGCCACCGGCGACATCGGCGTGATGGATTCGCGCGGCTATATCCGTCTGATCGACCGGAAGAAGGACATGGTTCTGGTGTCGGGCTTCAACGTCTATCCGAACGAAATCGAAGACGTGATCGCGGCGCACCCGGACGTGCGGGAAGTCGCGGCCATCGGCGTACCCGATGCCGCGCAAGGCGAACGGGTGAAGGTGTTCATCGTCAGGCGCAATCCCTCGCTGACCGCGGAACAGGTGATCGCCCATTGCCGCAAGAACCTGACGGGCTACAAGGTGCCGAAGCTCGTCGAGTTCCGCGACGAGCTGCCGCAAACCAACGTGGGCAAAATACTGCGCCGCGCACTGCGCGACGAGGAACTCGCGAAGCAAAAGCCTGCCTGA
- a CDS encoding DUF1571 domain-containing protein, translating into MLLAALMTGAAALATPAAFAQNDDTPPALDTVSAVKAPTTPSAQVGKLTLDQQVKWLRAAQQSGAMEKLDDAQLVALFQSLDPLALPRYIKEGPNGYPSYEFTMSRSERIRGQWPDKPDHMLVRVAHEPLRIYAKWLPDGAHAGQEVIYDESRRTDEMYGHLGGILNVMPLWTSLNGALARAQSNHDVRDLGTEYIANQYLTEGKKYAESGLPRSTTVAVKTIDGVRVVTFTFETPAGQPQFYARKETLGLDLRHPYFRTVESYANDGQIFERIVFETISPKTFDDATFDPKNKAYRF; encoded by the coding sequence ATGCTGCTCGCCGCGCTCATGACGGGCGCGGCCGCGCTCGCCACACCCGCCGCGTTCGCGCAAAACGACGACACGCCGCCCGCGCTCGATACCGTCAGCGCCGTCAAGGCGCCGACCACGCCGTCCGCGCAGGTCGGCAAGCTCACGCTGGATCAGCAGGTCAAATGGCTGCGCGCCGCACAACAGAGCGGCGCCATGGAAAAACTCGACGACGCGCAACTGGTCGCGCTATTCCAGTCGCTCGATCCGCTCGCGTTGCCGCGTTATATCAAGGAAGGGCCGAACGGCTATCCGTCGTACGAGTTCACCATGTCGCGCTCGGAACGCATTCGCGGCCAGTGGCCCGACAAGCCCGACCACATGCTGGTGCGCGTCGCGCACGAGCCGCTGCGAATCTACGCGAAGTGGCTGCCCGACGGCGCGCACGCCGGCCAGGAAGTCATTTACGACGAGTCCAGGCGGACCGACGAGATGTACGGACACCTGGGCGGCATCCTGAATGTCATGCCGTTATGGACATCGCTGAACGGCGCCCTCGCCCGCGCCCAATCGAATCATGACGTGCGCGATCTCGGCACCGAATACATTGCGAACCAATACCTCACCGAGGGCAAAAAATACGCCGAGTCCGGCTTGCCGCGCTCGACCACGGTGGCGGTGAAAACGATCGACGGCGTGCGCGTGGTGACCTTCACGTTCGAAACACCCGCCGGCCAGCCGCAGTTCTACGCGAGGAAAGAAACGCTCGGCCTGGATCTGCGGCATCCGTATTTCCGCACGGTCGAGTCTTACGCCAACGACGGCCAGATCTTCGAGAGAATCGTGTTCGAAACCATCTCGCCGAAAACATTCGACGACGCGACGTTCGATCCGAAAAACAAGGCGTACAGGTTCTAG
- a CDS encoding FAD-binding oxidoreductase: MIRSLPPKVSAAQFDRALASWRSIVGEPQVVTAADGLAAYLDPFAPGEREAFSASAALLPGSVDEIRAVLRIANQFHIPLWTVSTGRNFAYGGAAPRLAGSVVLDLHRMNRIIEVNETMGYALVEPGVSYFDLYAYLREKGYRLWVDPPAAGWGSVVGNTLERGFGYTAYGDHAAAQCGMEVVLANGDVLRTGMGGIEIGTAWQLYQPGYGPSFDAMFMQSNYGIVTKLGVWLMPAPPAYLLGEIQFRHEADLETIVEILRPLRLDETICNHAVIEGGLRRAAGLSARAQWYDGPGAMPESAVAAMLDKLNVGRWNLHFALYGTPELIDARYAIVQRAFARVPQARLSARRYAGDAQPVAGGDRNLAGIPAMSAFRMLDWRGGAGAHVDFAPVCPATGRDALRQYTMVKARAAEYGFDYYGGFTAGARHLHHIFAAIFDRDDANQVEQAGALLRSLMSDARAAGYGEYRAHLAYMDFAAAQYNFNDGALLRLSETIKDALDPNGILAPGKQGIWPAAWRDRRGYT; this comes from the coding sequence TTGATTCGCAGCTTGCCGCCGAAGGTATCCGCCGCGCAGTTCGATCGCGCGCTCGCCAGTTGGCGCTCGATTGTCGGCGAGCCGCAGGTGGTGACCGCGGCGGACGGACTCGCCGCGTATCTCGATCCGTTCGCGCCCGGCGAGCGCGAAGCGTTTTCGGCCAGCGCCGCGCTGTTGCCCGGTTCCGTCGACGAGATTCGCGCGGTATTGCGGATTGCCAACCAATTTCACATTCCGCTGTGGACCGTCTCGACCGGCCGCAACTTCGCCTATGGCGGCGCGGCGCCGCGCCTTGCCGGTTCGGTCGTGCTCGATCTGCACAGAATGAACCGCATCATCGAAGTGAACGAGACGATGGGCTACGCGCTGGTCGAGCCGGGCGTCAGTTATTTCGATCTGTACGCGTATCTGCGCGAGAAGGGCTACAGGCTGTGGGTCGATCCGCCCGCGGCCGGGTGGGGCAGCGTGGTCGGCAATACGCTCGAGCGCGGCTTCGGCTATACGGCGTACGGCGATCACGCGGCGGCGCAGTGCGGCATGGAAGTGGTGCTGGCCAACGGCGACGTGTTGCGCACCGGAATGGGCGGAATCGAAATCGGTACCGCGTGGCAGTTGTACCAGCCGGGCTACGGACCCTCGTTCGATGCGATGTTCATGCAGTCGAACTACGGCATCGTCACCAAGCTGGGCGTCTGGCTGATGCCGGCGCCGCCCGCGTATCTGCTCGGCGAAATCCAGTTCCGGCATGAAGCGGATCTCGAAACCATCGTGGAGATTTTGCGTCCGTTGCGGCTCGATGAAACGATCTGCAATCACGCCGTGATCGAAGGCGGTTTGCGCCGCGCGGCCGGTTTGTCGGCGCGCGCGCAGTGGTATGACGGTCCGGGCGCGATGCCGGAGAGCGCGGTGGCCGCGATGCTCGACAAGCTGAATGTGGGCCGCTGGAATCTGCATTTCGCGCTATACGGTACGCCTGAATTGATCGACGCGCGTTATGCGATCGTGCAGCGCGCGTTCGCCCGGGTGCCGCAGGCGCGGCTGTCCGCCCGGCGTTATGCGGGCGATGCGCAGCCCGTGGCGGGCGGCGACCGCAATCTCGCCGGCATTCCCGCGATGAGCGCGTTTCGCATGCTCGACTGGCGCGGCGGCGCGGGCGCGCATGTGGATTTCGCGCCGGTGTGTCCGGCGACCGGGCGCGACGCGTTGCGTCAATACACGATGGTCAAGGCGCGTGCCGCGGAATACGGCTTCGATTACTACGGTGGCTTCACGGCGGGCGCGCGACATCTGCATCACATTTTCGCGGCGATCTTCGACCGCGATGACGCGAACCAGGTCGAGCAGGCCGGCGCGTTGTTGCGTTCGCTGATGAGCGACGCACGCGCGGCGGGCTACGGCGAATATCGCGCGCATCTTGCGTATATGGATTTTGCCGCGGCCCAATACAACTTCAACGATGGCGCATTGCTGCGGCTCTCGGAGACGATCAAGGACGCGCTCGACCCGAACGGCATTCTCGCGCCGGGCAAGCAGGGCATCTGGCCGGCGGCGTGGCGCGACCGGCGAGGCTATACGTGA
- a CDS encoding anti-sigma factor family protein — translation MNSDDYDSSLPEGLDLRALSAFVDGELPGTERAAIEAQLHQHPQAAARVAAWRAQKSALRALCGAPQHSERDERNQRRGDEAADEPAFIVLRRKTPWWQRAGVAACWLAAGAGLALALGPLAPRLTGGAWGGLGGQPPSFAQRADIAYAVYTPERRHPVEVAASEEEHLINWLSKRLNRPLSVPSLQEYGYSLVGGRLLPGEAGPAAQFMYENGSGARLTLYVTGTSRDETAFRLFREGNRRTFYWINDGMGYALSGPIAEGKLRTIAIDVCSALGGKPESWQ, via the coding sequence ATGAATAGCGACGACTACGATTCCAGCTTGCCCGAAGGGCTCGACCTGCGAGCGCTGTCGGCGTTTGTCGACGGTGAACTGCCGGGGACGGAGCGCGCCGCGATCGAGGCGCAACTGCATCAGCATCCGCAGGCCGCCGCGCGCGTGGCCGCATGGCGCGCGCAGAAATCCGCTTTGCGTGCGCTATGCGGGGCACCGCAGCACAGCGAGCGGGACGAGCGCAATCAACGCCGCGGGGACGAAGCCGCCGACGAACCCGCCTTCATCGTGTTGCGCCGGAAGACGCCGTGGTGGCAGCGCGCGGGTGTCGCGGCCTGCTGGCTGGCGGCCGGTGCCGGGCTCGCGCTTGCGCTCGGGCCGCTCGCGCCGCGCCTGACGGGCGGCGCGTGGGGCGGTCTGGGCGGCCAGCCGCCGAGTTTCGCCCAGCGCGCGGACATCGCTTACGCGGTGTACACGCCGGAGCGGCGTCATCCGGTGGAAGTCGCCGCCAGCGAAGAAGAGCATCTGATCAACTGGCTCTCGAAGCGGCTGAACCGGCCGCTTTCGGTGCCTTCATTGCAGGAATACGGCTACTCGCTGGTGGGCGGTCGGTTGTTGCCCGGCGAAGCGGGACCGGCGGCGCAATTCATGTACGAGAACGGCAGCGGCGCACGCCTCACCCTCTATGTCACCGGCACGTCGCGCGACGAAACCGCGTTCCGCCTGTTTCGCGAAGGCAATCGGCGCACCTTCTACTGGATCAACGACGGCATGGGCTACGCGCTGTCCGGGCCGATCGCGGAAGGCAAGCTGCGCACGATCGCGATCGACGTGTGCAGCGCGCTCGGCGGCAAACCGGAGTCGTGGCAGTAG
- a CDS encoding sigma-70 family RNA polymerase sigma factor, producing the protein MSFETEVISWLPQLRRYARALTGDRAWADDLVQDTAERALARWAAFRPDSNLRAWLLTILRHLYIDQLRGRREIAVDDESAPWRNLEAPQGEVDGLVLRDLQRALYCLPVEQREVLLLVCVEDLSYQEASRALGVPIGTVMSRLSRAREHMRALLTEGPAQGPARKTPPLKVVRNP; encoded by the coding sequence GTGAGTTTCGAAACTGAAGTGATTTCGTGGCTCCCGCAGTTGCGCCGCTATGCGCGCGCACTGACGGGCGACCGCGCCTGGGCCGACGACCTCGTGCAGGATACGGCGGAGCGCGCGCTCGCGCGCTGGGCGGCTTTCCGGCCGGACAGCAATTTGCGCGCGTGGCTGCTGACGATCCTGCGGCATCTCTACATCGACCAGTTGCGCGGCCGCCGCGAGATCGCCGTCGACGACGAGAGCGCGCCGTGGCGCAATCTCGAAGCGCCTCAGGGCGAAGTCGACGGTCTGGTGCTGCGCGATCTGCAGCGCGCGCTGTATTGCCTGCCGGTCGAACAGCGCGAAGTGCTGTTGCTGGTCTGCGTGGAGGATCTGTCTTATCAGGAAGCGTCGCGCGCGCTCGGCGTGCCGATCGGCACGGTCATGTCGCGGCTGTCGCGCGCGCGCGAACACATGCGCGCGTTGCTGACGGAGGGACCGGCGCAGGGGCCGGCGCGTAAAACTCCGCCGTTGAAAGTAGTGAGAAACCCGTGA
- the hfq gene encoding RNA chaperone Hfq, whose translation MASAESHPQNDFMNAARKERKRVEIYLVNGIRLTGCIESFDQYLVMLRTPVGLQGIYKRAISTIQLDTGTRPAPRAGRPSHGEHTTRGPHGSREPRDHREPREPREPRESYGAPSSDRPASDRSSSTSDGPVVVTRRRRLFGTGGDGGNHGGGNHGGSGGAE comes from the coding sequence ATGGCTTCCGCAGAATCGCATCCGCAAAACGACTTCATGAACGCCGCGCGCAAAGAACGAAAGCGCGTTGAGATCTACCTTGTCAATGGCATCCGCCTGACCGGGTGCATCGAGTCGTTCGATCAGTATCTGGTGATGCTGCGCACGCCTGTCGGCCTGCAAGGCATCTACAAGCGCGCGATCTCCACGATCCAGCTCGACACCGGCACGCGTCCGGCTCCGCGCGCGGGGCGCCCGTCGCACGGCGAGCACACCACGCGCGGCCCGCACGGGTCGCGTGAACCGCGCGATCATCGTGAGCCGCGCGAACCGCGTGAACCACGCGAGTCGTATGGCGCGCCGTCTTCGGACCGGCCTGCGTCAGATCGTAGCAGCAGCACGTCGGACGGCCCGGTGGTCGTGACACGCCGCCGGCGTCTGTTCGGCACGGGCGGCGACGGCGGCAACCACGGTGGTGGCAATCACGGTGGCAGCGGCGGCGCCGAGTAA
- a CDS encoding DUF2968 domain-containing protein gives MDRKSKLRQIALAAVIAMGAAQGVNAQALPDSSAGAGAGGGVVSQPGTMAALPATSQAGQAQTSALTPDEAKQSAAGNVAELQQMIHGADLSELRTTYNGSYGASLLFHGKEMTYYVALFQQKNFWRVIKTQDAARADMIYKDFVRQTVQLSDVEIRRTQLEAQKAFTERMIALSQDRANRLQADLDVARQQQTIVATQQQQTRAEATALAQQKASAQDQLRAAQRQVRALQRQLESGLPAH, from the coding sequence ATGGACCGAAAGTCGAAACTACGACAGATTGCCCTCGCCGCAGTCATCGCGATGGGGGCAGCGCAAGGCGTCAATGCGCAGGCTCTGCCGGACAGCAGCGCGGGTGCCGGCGCCGGGGGTGGCGTTGTTTCCCAGCCAGGTACGATGGCGGCGTTGCCGGCAACTTCGCAGGCAGGGCAGGCCCAAACGTCGGCGCTCACGCCCGACGAAGCAAAGCAATCCGCCGCGGGCAATGTGGCGGAATTGCAGCAGATGATCCACGGGGCGGATCTGAGCGAACTGCGCACCACTTATAACGGGAGTTACGGCGCGAGCTTGCTGTTTCACGGCAAGGAGATGACGTACTACGTGGCGCTGTTCCAGCAGAAAAATTTCTGGCGAGTCATCAAGACGCAGGACGCGGCGCGTGCCGACATGATCTACAAGGATTTCGTGCGTCAGACGGTGCAACTGTCCGACGTCGAGATTCGCCGCACGCAACTCGAGGCGCAAAAGGCGTTCACGGAGCGGATGATCGCGTTGTCGCAAGATCGGGCCAACCGTCTGCAGGCCGACCTGGATGTTGCCCGTCAGCAGCAGACCATTGTGGCGACCCAGCAGCAGCAGACTCGCGCCGAAGCCACGGCGCTCGCTCAGCAGAAAGCGTCCGCGCAGGATCAGTTGCGTGCCGCGCAGCGTCAGGTGCGTGCACTGCAGCGTCAACTGGAAAGCGGCTTGCCCGCGCACTGA